A stretch of the Aminipila terrae genome encodes the following:
- a CDS encoding ornithine cyclodeaminase family protein — MIICGTPEEAMKNVDIAISTTPSKKYLVDKSLVKPGMHIVAVGADMAGKNEWDPEIFKGAKVVNDSVAQCISRGETRNAIISGIIKENDIYGEIGQLLAGEKTGRESDEEITIFDTTGMGIQDNVTAVKVYDTARKSGLGTYFEFI, encoded by the coding sequence GTGATCATTTGCGGTACTCCGGAAGAAGCTATGAAAAATGTGGATATTGCTATCTCCACAACCCCATCAAAGAAGTATCTGGTAGACAAATCTTTAGTGAAGCCAGGCATGCACATTGTAGCAGTAGGCGCAGATATGGCGGGAAAAAATGAGTGGGACCCTGAAATATTCAAAGGGGCAAAAGTCGTAAACGACAGTGTTGCACAATGCATTAGCAGAGGTGAAACCAGAAACGCCATTATCTCCGGAATTATAAAAGAGAACGATATTTATGGGGAAATTGGTCAGCTTTTAGCAGGGGAAAAAACCGGAAGAGAAAGTGATGAAGAAATAACTATATTTGACACTACAGGAATGGGAATACAGGATAATGTCACCGCAGTGAAGGTATATGATACTGCCAGAAAGAGTGGATTAGGAACGTATTTTGAATTTATTTAA
- a CDS encoding aminotransferase class I/II-fold pyridoxal phosphate-dependent enzyme encodes MKINDFKLECYFGIYEFTAPYLLTQSDCESMSTRELLDMEKGAEEAYLNQWLGYTETWGDPELRELIAGLYKDMTTEDVLVFHGAQEAIFGYMNVMLNEGDHMIAMYPNYQSAYEVANSVPNCEFSKWYIKDDGEKWVVDFDALEALIKPNTKVIAVNSPNNPTGYTFTNEEIKQLCDICKKHDIYLFSDEVYKGLELDGEKREWMADYYHKCVSLGVMSKAYGLAGLRVGWLVTKDHETLEKVVKFKHYMSICDSAPSEFLSKVALRHSDQLLERSKNIIKDNLKLVDKFFDKYPNLFEKKAITCGPVAFHKLLIDMPVKEFCQLAVDKKGVLLLPSDIYDMEGEYFRMGYGRKGVPESLAKFEEFLIEEKFV; translated from the coding sequence ATGAAAATTAATGATTTTAAACTTGAATGTTACTTTGGAATTTATGAATTTACCGCACCTTATTTACTAACGCAATCAGACTGCGAATCCATGTCCACCAGGGAATTACTGGACATGGAGAAGGGCGCCGAAGAGGCCTATTTAAATCAGTGGCTGGGCTATACTGAAACCTGGGGAGACCCTGAGCTGAGGGAGTTAATTGCTGGACTATATAAAGATATGACTACAGAGGATGTACTGGTTTTTCATGGGGCCCAGGAAGCTATCTTCGGTTATATGAATGTAATGCTTAATGAAGGGGATCACATGATTGCCATGTATCCAAACTACCAGTCAGCGTATGAAGTAGCCAATTCCGTTCCAAATTGTGAATTTTCAAAATGGTATATAAAGGATGATGGGGAAAAATGGGTGGTAGATTTTGATGCCCTTGAAGCACTAATAAAACCCAATACGAAAGTAATTGCTGTTAATTCTCCTAACAATCCTACAGGATATACCTTTACAAATGAGGAGATAAAGCAGTTATGTGATATTTGTAAGAAACATGATATTTATCTGTTCTCTGACGAAGTATATAAAGGATTAGAGCTGGATGGTGAAAAGAGAGAATGGATGGCTGACTATTACCATAAATGTGTGTCTTTGGGTGTAATGTCCAAAGCCTATGGCCTTGCAGGACTCAGAGTAGGCTGGTTGGTAACAAAGGATCATGAAACGTTAGAAAAGGTAGTTAAATTCAAACACTATATGAGCATCTGTGATTCGGCTCCATCCGAATTTCTATCTAAAGTAGCATTAAGACATAGTGACCAGCTATTAGAGAGAAGCAAAAATATAATTAAAGATAATTTAAAATTAGTTGATAAATTTTTTGATAAGTATCCAAATTTGTTTGAGAAAAAAGCAATAACCTGTGGACCAGTTGCCTTTCATAAACTGCTGATTGATATGCCAGTTAAAGAATTTTGTCAGCTTGCAGTTGACAAAAAAGGTGTATTGTTGTTACCTTCTGATATTTATGACATGGAAGGTGAATATTTCAGAATGGGTTATGGACGTAAAGGAGTACCAGAAAGCCTGGCTAAATTTGAGGAGTTTCTAATTGAAGAAAAATTTGTCTAG
- a CDS encoding ABC transporter ATP-binding protein, whose product MKDLRKTDKFRKNTLIKVLHHIRHYWMFLISSILLAAITVALTLYVPILIGNTIDLILGKGQVNFSGIFHLLTKITIVVCSTSLLQWLMNIINNKIAFHVIRDIRKEAFEKIETLPLKYIDSHAYGEIVSRIISDVDQFTDGLLLGFTQLFTGIITILGTLFFMFSLNWKIALLVVVLTPLSLLVARFIARKTYRMFWLQSEARGEQTALIDEMINNQKVVQAFSHEPEVIEQFDEINNRLADYSFRATFFSSITNPATRFINSIVYAGVGLVGALSCITSGGTFTVGQLSCFLSYASQYTKPFNEISGVITELQNALACAARVFELMEEESQVGEKIDATVLKNIEGNVSIKNADFSYAPDKKLIENLNLTVTSGQRIAIVGPTGCGKTTIINLLMRFYDVDSGSIQVEENDIREVTRKSLRSSYGMVLQETWLKAGSIRENIIMGSPEATDEEVIAAAKASHAHNFIMNLPHGYDTIINEDGGSLSQGQKQLLCITRVMLCLPPILILDEATSSIDTRTELKIQEAFALLMQGRTSFIVAHRLSTIRDADIILVMKNGRVIEQGNHEELLKKNGFYTSLYNSQFEV is encoded by the coding sequence ATGAAAGATTTAAGAAAAACAGATAAATTCAGGAAGAATACTTTAATAAAAGTCCTGCATCACATCAGGCATTACTGGATGTTTTTAATTTCATCCATCCTTTTAGCAGCAATAACCGTAGCACTGACCCTCTATGTGCCTATACTCATTGGCAACACTATTGACCTGATTTTGGGAAAAGGACAGGTTAATTTCTCGGGTATCTTTCATTTGCTTACAAAAATTACCATTGTTGTATGCTCTACTTCACTTTTGCAATGGCTTATGAACATCATCAACAACAAAATAGCCTTCCATGTCATACGTGATATTCGCAAGGAAGCATTTGAAAAAATTGAAACTTTGCCTCTAAAATATATTGATTCTCATGCTTATGGTGAAATTGTCAGCAGAATTATTTCCGATGTTGACCAGTTTACTGATGGCTTATTGCTTGGATTCACACAGCTGTTTACAGGTATTATTACCATATTGGGTACGCTGTTTTTCATGTTCTCCTTAAATTGGAAAATTGCTCTTTTAGTAGTGGTTCTTACGCCGCTTTCCTTGTTGGTAGCCAGGTTTATAGCAAGAAAGACCTACCGCATGTTCTGGCTTCAGTCAGAAGCCAGAGGTGAACAGACTGCTTTGATTGATGAGATGATTAATAATCAGAAAGTTGTGCAGGCCTTTTCACACGAACCGGAAGTAATAGAACAGTTTGATGAAATTAATAACCGTCTTGCTGACTATTCCTTTCGTGCAACATTTTTTTCTTCCATTACAAACCCTGCTACCCGTTTCATCAACAGTATAGTCTATGCTGGAGTGGGACTTGTAGGAGCCTTAAGTTGTATTACCTCTGGGGGGACATTTACAGTGGGCCAGCTCTCATGCTTTTTAAGCTATGCCAGCCAGTATACCAAACCTTTCAATGAAATTTCCGGAGTGATAACAGAACTTCAAAATGCACTGGCATGTGCAGCCAGGGTATTTGAGCTCATGGAAGAAGAATCCCAGGTTGGGGAAAAGATTGACGCCACAGTCCTTAAAAATATTGAAGGAAATGTGTCCATAAAAAATGCAGACTTTTCCTATGCCCCTGATAAAAAACTCATTGAAAACCTGAACCTTACCGTAACCTCTGGACAGCGTATTGCCATAGTAGGACCGACTGGATGCGGCAAAACCACAATCATCAATCTGCTCATGCGTTTTTATGATGTGGACAGTGGCAGCATTCAAGTGGAGGAAAATGATATTCGGGAGGTAACCCGCAAAAGTCTCCGGAGCAGCTATGGCATGGTCCTTCAGGAAACCTGGCTAAAGGCCGGAAGTATCCGGGAAAATATCATCATGGGCAGCCCTGAGGCTACAGATGAAGAAGTCATTGCAGCAGCTAAAGCCTCTCATGCGCACAATTTCATTATGAACCTGCCTCACGGTTACGATACTATAATCAATGAGGATGGAGGAAGCCTTTCCCAAGGGCAAAAACAGCTTTTATGCATTACCCGTGTGATGCTGTGTCTCCCTCCTATACTAATCCTGGACGAAGCAACTTCATCCATCGATACCCGTACAGAGTTAAAAATACAAGAAGCCTTTGCCCTCCTTATGCAGGGAAGAACCAGCTTTATTGTGGCACATCGACTGTCAACTATCAGGGACGCAGATATTATCCTTGTTATGAAAAATGGTCGTGTTATTGAACAGGGTAATCATGAAGAACTTTTAAAAAAGAATGGGTTCTATACATCACTCTACAACAGCCAGTTTGAGGTATAG
- a CDS encoding ABC transporter ATP-binding protein, with the protein MKKLLIYLKNYKKESILGPLFKLLEATFELFVPLVVAAVIDHGIMRGDINYITYMFLILIGLGILGVLSSITAQYYAAKASTGFGKELRHALFFHIQGLSYSEMDALGTSTMITRMTSDMNQVQSGVNMTLRLLLRSPFIVFGAMIMAFTIDFRSGLLFAAAIFILSVVVLGIMLWCIPLYKKTQAKLDLVLRMVRENLTGVRVIRAFCLEEEETRKFQCRNEELAKAQKYVGRISSLMNPLTYIIINIFIVFLIWASAIRVDTGIITQGAVVALYNYMSQILVELIKLANLIITINKSVACGNRIQDVFEVSSSLTLKDYMPAINPSDYIIEFCHVNLCYSNAGGNALADIDFKVRPGEIIGIIGGTGSGKTSLVNMIPRFYDATEGKILLDGVNIKDYPLKVLRDKIGVVPQQAVLFKGTIRDNIKWGRQNATDEEIFQALSLAQAKEVVDSKGGLDYMIEQNGKNLSGGQKQRFTIARALVKNPDLLILDDSASALDFSTDAALRKALAEMEIRPTMFIVSQRTSSIQHCDRIIVMEDGCIAGIGTSEDLLHSCQVYREIYESQFTREN; encoded by the coding sequence TTGAAAAAACTATTGATTTATTTAAAAAATTATAAAAAAGAAAGCATTCTGGGTCCGCTTTTTAAATTGTTGGAAGCAACCTTTGAATTGTTTGTCCCCCTAGTGGTGGCTGCAGTTATTGACCACGGGATTATGCGGGGAGATATAAATTATATCACTTATATGTTTCTAATTTTGATAGGACTTGGAATTCTGGGGGTTTTAAGTTCCATTACCGCTCAATATTATGCGGCTAAAGCATCCACCGGGTTTGGAAAGGAACTTCGGCATGCACTGTTTTTTCATATTCAGGGATTGTCCTATTCCGAAATGGATGCCCTTGGCACCTCAACCATGATTACCAGAATGACAAGCGATATGAATCAGGTACAGTCTGGCGTTAATATGACCTTGCGTTTGTTGCTTCGTTCACCTTTTATCGTATTTGGTGCCATGATTATGGCCTTTACCATTGACTTTCGATCCGGACTCCTATTTGCTGCAGCCATTTTTATACTGTCTGTTGTAGTTCTGGGCATCATGCTCTGGTGTATTCCCTTATACAAAAAGACACAGGCAAAACTGGACCTGGTTCTCCGTATGGTACGGGAAAATCTTACCGGGGTACGGGTTATCCGAGCTTTTTGCCTGGAAGAGGAGGAAACACGAAAATTTCAGTGCAGAAATGAGGAACTGGCCAAAGCTCAGAAATACGTGGGTCGTATCTCATCCCTGATGAATCCGTTAACGTACATAATCATCAATATATTCATTGTTTTTCTCATCTGGGCCAGTGCAATACGCGTAGATACAGGCATTATCACCCAGGGGGCAGTTGTTGCTCTGTATAACTACATGTCACAGATTCTTGTAGAACTTATTAAGCTTGCAAACCTCATTATCACAATCAATAAATCCGTGGCGTGCGGAAACCGGATTCAGGATGTTTTTGAGGTTTCATCCAGCCTTACTCTGAAAGATTATATGCCGGCAATAAACCCAAGTGATTATATTATTGAGTTCTGCCATGTAAATCTTTGTTATAGCAATGCAGGAGGCAATGCATTGGCTGATATTGATTTTAAAGTCAGACCGGGGGAGATTATCGGTATCATTGGGGGGACAGGCTCCGGAAAAACCTCTCTGGTGAATATGATTCCACGATTTTACGATGCCACAGAAGGAAAAATCCTCTTAGATGGGGTCAATATAAAGGATTATCCTCTGAAAGTCCTGAGAGACAAAATAGGAGTCGTCCCTCAGCAGGCAGTGCTTTTTAAAGGTACCATTCGGGATAATATAAAGTGGGGAAGACAAAATGCCACAGATGAAGAAATATTCCAAGCCCTGTCCCTGGCACAAGCCAAAGAAGTAGTGGATAGTAAAGGCGGTTTGGATTATATGATTGAACAGAATGGGAAGAATCTGTCCGGTGGTCAGAAACAACGCTTCACCATTGCCAGAGCGCTGGTGAAAAATCCTGACTTACTTATCCTGGATGACAGTGCCTCTGCACTGGATTTTTCCACAGATGCTGCCCTTCGGAAGGCTCTTGCTGAAATGGAAATCCGTCCAACCATGTTCATCGTTTCACAGCGTACATCCTCTATCCAGCATTGTGACAGAATTATTGTAATGGAGGATGGTTGCATTGCAGGCATTGGAACTAGTGAAGACCTGCTGCACTCATGCCAGGTATATCGGGAAATTTATGAGTCACAATTCACAAGGGAGAATTAG
- a CDS encoding PhzF family phenazine biosynthesis protein — protein MKFSIVDAFTDQIFGGNPAGVVILPSGRDFPSDDVMVKTAAELRYSETAFIKILGSERFNVRYFTPAAEVDLCGHATIGSFYTLLREGMIKPGKTYINETLAGELNIVVNDSSILMDMGDPEIFETIPAGEATKALYAIMGLDSENQGRSDEYPDIELLPKKVSTGLIDIMMPVRNEDELEKINPDFKALTELSKQYGVVGVHAFTLKARDGNIHARNFAPLYDIDEEAATGTSNGALAYYLYDLGIVKKDHINTVIQGEKMGRPSRIATQIVLEDGREKVKVGGFAVTLATGEISI, from the coding sequence GTGAAATTTAGTATTGTGGATGCTTTTACGGATCAGATATTTGGAGGGAATCCTGCTGGGGTGGTTATTCTTCCCAGTGGAAGGGATTTTCCTTCAGATGACGTGATGGTTAAAACCGCAGCGGAACTTAGATATTCTGAAACTGCATTTATAAAGATATTAGGTAGTGAACGGTTTAATGTCAGATATTTTACCCCTGCAGCAGAAGTTGACCTGTGCGGACATGCAACAATCGGTTCCTTTTATACATTACTCAGGGAAGGAATGATTAAACCGGGTAAAACCTACATAAATGAGACCTTAGCAGGTGAACTGAATATTGTTGTAAATGACAGTTCAATTCTGATGGATATGGGAGATCCTGAAATCTTTGAAACGATTCCAGCAGGAGAGGCAACAAAAGCATTATATGCTATTATGGGTCTGGATTCAGAAAACCAGGGCAGGAGTGATGAATATCCAGACATAGAACTGCTTCCCAAAAAGGTGTCAACGGGATTAATCGATATTATGATGCCTGTTCGGAATGAAGATGAACTGGAAAAGATTAATCCTGACTTTAAAGCTCTTACTGAATTATCAAAGCAGTATGGAGTGGTGGGGGTTCATGCCTTTACATTAAAGGCCAGGGACGGAAATATTCATGCGAGAAACTTTGCCCCTTTATATGATATTGACGAGGAAGCCGCTACAGGAACATCAAATGGGGCTTTAGCTTACTATCTCTATGATTTGGGGATTGTTAAAAAAGATCATATTAACACGGTCATACAGGGAGAAAAAATGGGGAGGCCCTCACGGATAGCAACACAGATTGTGTTGGAGGATGGCAGAGAAAAAGTAAAAGTCGGAGGATTTGCAGTTACTCTTGCTACTGGTGAAATAAGTATTTAA
- a CDS encoding DUF2889 domain-containing protein: MKLAAERNFKVNYYEKEEGKNLWIAESHLIDEPHDISVILEIDMDQMLIVDANIKFYRNPAKECILIEEIADRLVGLKVDHSFSQNAMKITMGPSGCPNIMTLLNISVPGILYYYYPYKIKCGEMTQEQFFEILREREKNACLAHTIIFSEEN, encoded by the coding sequence ATGAAATTAGCTGCTGAACGAAATTTTAAGGTAAATTACTATGAAAAGGAAGAAGGAAAGAATTTATGGATTGCAGAATCACATTTAATAGATGAACCCCATGATATTTCTGTCATATTAGAAATAGATATGGATCAAATGCTGATTGTTGATGCAAACATAAAATTTTACAGAAATCCAGCTAAAGAATGTATATTAATTGAAGAAATAGCTGACAGACTTGTAGGCTTAAAAGTGGACCATAGTTTTTCCCAAAATGCCATGAAGATAACCATGGGCCCTTCAGGATGTCCTAACATAATGACATTACTTAATATATCCGTTCCTGGCATTCTATATTATTATTATCCTTATAAAATAAAATGTGGTGAAATGACCCAGGAGCAGTTTTTTGAAATACTCAGAGAAAGAGAAAAAAATGCCTGTCTGGCACATACTATTATTTTTTCAGAAGAAAACTAA
- a CDS encoding alpha/beta fold hydrolase has product MEYYVNVEPNVYIYVEDINPTGKEAILFIHGWPGNHNLFEYQYNQLPKMGYRCVGMDIRGFGLSSRPWSGYDYNQLSDDVRAVVNALKLENFTLAGHSTGGAIAIRYMARHQGYGVSKLALFAAAAPSLIQRPYFPYGLPKQAVLDIIQGTYHNRPDMLRNFGNMIFHNYVTPSLSDWIFDLGLQAASWATAAIANTWLDEEGLFQDLTTIKVPTLILHGVNDEVCLFPLAETQKESIPDATLIPLSHVVISCFTISLRNLMNIW; this is encoded by the coding sequence GTGGAATACTATGTAAATGTGGAACCGAATGTGTACATTTATGTGGAAGATATCAATCCCACAGGAAAAGAGGCTATTTTATTCATACATGGATGGCCTGGGAATCACAATCTTTTTGAATATCAGTACAATCAACTTCCAAAGATGGGATATCGGTGCGTAGGTATGGATATTCGAGGATTTGGACTTTCGTCCAGGCCATGGAGCGGGTATGATTATAACCAGTTATCAGACGATGTGCGGGCAGTGGTAAATGCATTGAAGCTGGAGAATTTTACATTGGCAGGCCATTCTACAGGTGGGGCCATTGCAATACGCTATATGGCCAGGCACCAGGGGTACGGTGTGTCAAAGCTGGCTCTTTTTGCTGCAGCAGCTCCAAGCTTGATTCAGCGGCCTTATTTTCCATATGGTTTACCAAAACAGGCAGTTCTGGATATAATACAGGGCACGTATCATAATCGTCCTGATATGCTTCGAAACTTTGGAAATATGATATTTCACAATTATGTTACCCCTTCACTTTCTGACTGGATATTTGATTTAGGTCTCCAGGCAGCAAGCTGGGCTACGGCAGCCATTGCCAATACGTGGCTGGATGAAGAAGGTCTGTTTCAGGACCTGACCACAATTAAAGTACCTACGTTGATTCTTCATGGTGTCAATGATGAGGTGTGTCTCTTTCCATTGGCAGAAACTCAAAAAGAAAGTATTCCAGATGCAACTCTTATACCCTTGAGTCATGTGGTCATTTCCTGTTTTACGATCAGCTTGAGAAATTTAATGAATATTTGGTAA
- a CDS encoding glycosyl hydrolase family 18 protein: MKKRNVYQKIGVKKLQQIKNAFICTVLVVIMVVVMPIPVVSYGGENNKENTAVTVSDRKSEDFKVIGYYCGEWFDVPVEKLQSDKLTHIMYGFLIPKEDGTCKPFEEPEEIKLLIEKCHSTGTKVFVSVGGYREKDGTPLFPVFEKIGADDNLRKTFVDSIMAVVQQYGFDGVELDWEYPRYSSSADYEKTVVQLSEKLKPMGKGLSTALPGTGSTDGKNVWEALAGVTDKTLSCFDFISLMCYDLSTDPNHSPIWYANTTINYWKTYRNIPAEKLVLGMPLYARPSWQQYRFLVEMNRQYAYTDFVDTEPLKSTYNGLNTLREKTMIAMRKAGGVMLFDVNEDTYDDTSVVSMIDDTLHAMGQLDQEQINNYIWVVMDNKPLVFNPKDGMGMPFIDENNRTLVPVRKLLESIGANVSYSNDAKGKTESVDADLKGTHIKINIGSEKYSVNDKNLTMDTVAVIKDGRTYIPARAVLEAFGYDMTYSPAGRCVYATSNH; encoded by the coding sequence ATGAAGAAGAGAAACGTATACCAGAAAATAGGAGTAAAGAAATTGCAGCAGATAAAAAACGCGTTTATCTGTACAGTGCTTGTGGTTATCATGGTGGTAGTCATGCCCATACCTGTTGTCAGTTATGGGGGTGAAAATAATAAGGAGAATACTGCAGTTACAGTATCAGACAGGAAATCAGAGGATTTTAAAGTTATCGGCTATTACTGCGGTGAATGGTTTGATGTACCAGTTGAGAAGTTACAATCCGATAAACTCACTCATATCATGTATGGCTTTTTAATACCTAAAGAGGATGGTACATGTAAACCATTTGAAGAACCGGAAGAAATAAAGCTGCTGATTGAAAAATGCCATAGTACAGGGACTAAAGTATTTGTTTCTGTAGGTGGTTATAGAGAAAAAGATGGAACACCTTTGTTCCCCGTGTTTGAGAAAATAGGGGCAGATGACAACTTAAGAAAGACTTTTGTAGATAGCATAATGGCTGTGGTACAGCAGTATGGGTTTGATGGGGTTGAACTGGACTGGGAGTATCCAAGATACAGTAGTAGTGCAGATTATGAAAAGACCGTTGTGCAGTTGTCTGAAAAGCTTAAACCAATGGGTAAGGGATTATCTACGGCATTACCAGGTACAGGGAGTACGGATGGTAAAAACGTGTGGGAAGCTTTAGCCGGAGTGACAGATAAAACTCTGAGCTGCTTTGATTTTATCAGCCTGATGTGTTACGATTTGAGCACTGATCCAAATCATAGTCCTATATGGTATGCAAATACAACGATTAACTATTGGAAAACCTATAGAAATATACCTGCAGAAAAACTGGTACTGGGCATGCCTCTTTACGCAAGGCCCAGCTGGCAGCAGTATAGATTTCTGGTGGAAATGAACAGACAATATGCATATACAGACTTTGTAGATACAGAGCCCCTGAAATCAACCTATAATGGCCTTAATACCCTTCGCGAAAAAACAATGATTGCTATGAGGAAAGCTGGAGGGGTCATGTTGTTCGATGTAAATGAAGATACCTATGATGATACCAGCGTTGTTTCCATGATAGATGACACTCTTCATGCCATGGGCCAGCTGGATCAGGAGCAGATAAACAATTATATCTGGGTTGTAATGGACAACAAGCCCTTAGTATTCAATCCAAAAGACGGAATGGGCATGCCCTTTATAGATGAAAACAACAGAACCCTTGTGCCTGTACGCAAATTATTGGAATCCATTGGTGCCAATGTGAGCTACAGTAATGATGCAAAAGGTAAAACAGAGTCGGTGGATGCCGATCTTAAGGGCACACACATTAAAATAAATATAGGCAGTGAAAAGTATTCTGTGAATGATAAGAACTTAACCATGGACACTGTGGCAGTGATAAAAGATGGAAGGACGTATATCCCTGCCCGCGCGGTGCTTGAAGCCTTTGGATATGATATGACCTACAGCCCTGCAGGTAGGTGTGTATATGCAACGTCAAATCATTAA
- a CDS encoding PadR family transcriptional regulator, whose translation MKIQFYILGLLLRYGPQHGYMLMQKVEEQISDFAHIKLPAIYYHLDKLNQNGYISAACQKDGNRPEKTVYSITAEGEKYFDGLLKKMQAEELKLELPFDGIIFFRIKSMKTSF comes from the coding sequence TTGAAAATCCAGTTTTATATTTTAGGGCTTTTACTTCGATATGGGCCACAGCATGGGTATATGTTAATGCAAAAGGTGGAGGAGCAGATTTCTGATTTCGCTCACATTAAACTGCCTGCCATCTATTATCATCTGGATAAACTCAACCAAAATGGATACATATCAGCCGCCTGCCAGAAAGATGGAAACCGGCCTGAAAAAACTGTATATAGTATCACTGCAGAGGGAGAAAAGTATTTTGATGGACTCTTGAAAAAGATGCAGGCAGAAGAACTAAAATTAGAACTTCCTTTTGATGGTATCATTTTTTTCAGGATAAAATCAATGAAAACGAGTTTCTAG
- a CDS encoding ornithine cyclodeaminase family protein — protein sequence MKTLLLSLKDVEQALSMEEVIHAVEEGYISYNAGKVQQPDIVSMEMPENNGETDIKSCYNKLNERISVKIASGFYDNGKNNDLPTMIGTILLFDGKNGAPLCVMDGSLITGIRTGAAGAISSKLLARKDSKTVAVFGAGDRQECRYMLCAR from the coding sequence ATGAAAACTTTATTACTCAGTTTAAAAGATGTAGAACAGGCGTTATCTATGGAAGAGGTTATCCATGCTGTTGAAGAAGGTTACATTTCATATAATGCAGGAAAAGTACAACAGCCAGATATCGTATCTATGGAAATGCCCGAAAACAACGGGGAAACGGATATTAAATCCTGCTATAACAAGTTAAATGAAAGGATTTCCGTGAAGATTGCTTCGGGCTTTTATGACAATGGAAAAAACAATGACCTTCCTACTATGATAGGCACAATACTGTTATTTGATGGAAAAAATGGAGCTCCTCTTTGTGTGATGGATGGCAGTCTGATTACGGGAATCAGAACTGGCGCAGCTGGGGCCATTTCGTCCAAACTACTGGCTCGGAAAGACTCAAAGACCGTGGCAGTTTTCGGAGCAGGGGACAGGCAAGAATGCAGGTATATGCTTTGTGCCAGGTGA
- a CDS encoding B3/B4 domain-containing protein translates to MNFILDDSLANLGIHDIVIAIVHGVDPAAVLTDEFLETLECREKKALALTPDELDQDPVISGYKDLVQKVGRSQKKNPPTAEALIKNIQRRGSMPRINSIVDIYNTETLNSYLSIGAHDLEKIKFPIEFTISKREDIFYPIMAPEKKVADYDYLYRDQQGILAYLDCRDSELYKIGEETKNVLFVIQGNENTSALYRQEALERICKSLKEIMPMLEYSIQVISI, encoded by the coding sequence ATGAATTTTATTTTAGATGATAGTTTAGCGAATCTGGGTATTCATGACATTGTAATCGCCATTGTCCATGGGGTGGACCCAGCTGCTGTGTTAACAGATGAATTTCTAGAAACCTTAGAATGCAGAGAAAAAAAAGCACTGGCTCTTACACCAGATGAACTGGATCAGGATCCGGTCATTTCTGGTTATAAAGATTTAGTGCAAAAGGTGGGCAGAAGCCAAAAGAAAAATCCTCCAACTGCAGAAGCTTTAATAAAAAACATTCAGAGAAGAGGATCAATGCCTAGAATTAATAGTATTGTTGATATTTATAATACAGAAACACTAAATTCCTATCTTTCAATTGGCGCTCATGACTTAGAGAAGATTAAATTTCCAATTGAATTTACTATTTCCAAAAGAGAAGATATCTTCTATCCCATTATGGCCCCTGAAAAAAAGGTTGCAGATTATGATTATCTATATCGTGACCAGCAGGGTATCCTGGCGTATTTGGACTGTCGGGATTCTGAACTTTATAAAATCGGCGAGGAAACAAAGAACGTGCTATTTGTCATACAGGGTAATGAAAATACTTCTGCACTCTACCGCCAGGAGGCTTTAGAACGTATCTGCAAGAGTCTCAAAGAAATAATGCCTATGTTGGAATATAGCATACAGGTAATATCCATATAA